In a single window of the Arthrobacter sp. StoSoilA2 genome:
- a CDS encoding Trp biosynthesis-associated membrane protein: protein MTAEAPGPAATTPPRWARKSTLVLATALLALAVFGTTTQTWIEVRLDPTAASNSDLHVQGSKAATAVTALALVALAGGLAASIAGRIARWIIAALLALSAAGIILAAATVLSDPLGAAQGSIAAATGISGGQANVATTVFPVLAIVAGALLAVCAVVLPLAGRHWKTRTKYDAAAVKERGSGPVDEIDSWDSLSRGEDPT from the coding sequence ATGACCGCTGAAGCACCGGGACCCGCGGCGACCACACCGCCGCGTTGGGCACGGAAGTCAACGCTTGTTCTTGCAACGGCACTTCTGGCACTAGCTGTCTTTGGAACCACCACGCAGACCTGGATCGAGGTCCGACTTGATCCCACAGCTGCCTCCAACAGCGACCTTCACGTTCAGGGCAGCAAGGCAGCCACGGCCGTTACCGCTCTGGCGCTCGTAGCGCTTGCCGGTGGGTTGGCGGCTTCCATCGCAGGGCGGATCGCCCGCTGGATCATCGCGGCCCTCCTTGCCCTGTCCGCTGCCGGGATAATCCTGGCAGCCGCTACGGTCCTGTCCGATCCTCTCGGCGCAGCCCAGGGTTCCATCGCTGCGGCAACGGGCATCTCGGGAGGTCAGGCGAACGTGGCCACAACGGTCTTCCCCGTCCTGGCTATCGTGGCCGGTGCCCTGCTTGCCGTCTGTGCAGTGGTCTTGCCGCTGGCAGGACGGCATTGGAAAACCCGGACCAAGTACGACGCCGCTGCCGTCAAGGAACGCGGTAGCGGACCCGTGGACGAGATCGACAGCTGGGACAGTCTTTCCCGCGGCGAAGACCCAACGTAG
- a CDS encoding phosphoribosyl-ATP diphosphatase: protein MKNFETLFAELSEKAATRPAGSRTVAELDSGIHGIGKKVVEEAAEVWMAAEYESDEAAAEEISQLLYHLQVLMLAKGLSLEDVYKHL, encoded by the coding sequence GTGAAGAATTTCGAGACGCTGTTCGCAGAACTGAGTGAGAAAGCAGCGACCCGCCCGGCAGGCTCGCGCACGGTTGCCGAACTGGACTCCGGAATCCACGGCATCGGTAAGAAAGTGGTCGAAGAGGCCGCCGAAGTGTGGATGGCCGCCGAGTACGAATCCGATGAAGCTGCTGCCGAGGAAATCTCCCAGTTGCTGTACCACCTGCAGGTCCTCATGCTCGCCAAGGGCCTCAGCCTGGAAGACGTTTACAAGCATCTCTAG
- the hisI gene encoding phosphoribosyl-AMP cyclohydrolase gives MSEQSAPSPTPAVELSSDPADTLPQEIASALKRDSAGLVAAIIQQHDTHEVLMLGWMDDEALRRTMTTGRVTFYSRSRQEYWRKGDTSGHVQFVKSVALDCDGDALLVRVDQIGAACHTGTRTCFDGRDFSVVTGHRD, from the coding sequence ATGTCAGAGCAGTCCGCCCCCAGTCCAACTCCTGCCGTGGAGCTCTCCAGCGACCCCGCGGACACCCTGCCGCAGGAGATCGCCAGCGCACTTAAGCGCGATTCCGCAGGCCTTGTAGCCGCCATCATCCAGCAGCACGATACCCATGAGGTCCTCATGCTGGGCTGGATGGATGACGAGGCACTTCGCCGCACCATGACCACGGGACGCGTGACCTTCTACTCACGCTCCCGCCAGGAATACTGGCGCAAGGGCGACACTTCAGGGCACGTACAGTTCGTGAAGTCAGTCGCCCTTGACTGCGACGGCGATGCCCTCCTGGTCCGCGTTGACCAGATCGGCGCAGCCTGCCACACCGGTACCCGGACCTGCTTCGACGGGCGCGACTTTTCGGTTGTAACGGGCCACCGCGATTAA
- a CDS encoding TIGR03085 family metal-binding protein, with amino-acid sequence MHFVDPSREVLAETLLAAGPDSPTLCQGWLTRDLAAHLYLRERKAAVGIGLLIPSLGKASDKATAKLAAKLKTTDDYAELVKTFRAGPPALSPLKIKALDETSNLIEYFVHTEDIRRASDRWAPRALDEAYSDALWDELIKRAAFLYRGVDLGIVLVRPSGPRHVAKRAPVSVAIVGEPGELLMHAHGRTSQALVTFEGQPDAVALLQTADIGL; translated from the coding sequence ATGCATTTCGTCGATCCTTCCCGAGAAGTACTGGCCGAAACCCTGCTGGCGGCCGGACCTGACTCCCCCACGCTCTGCCAAGGGTGGCTCACCCGGGATCTTGCGGCGCACCTCTACCTGCGGGAGCGCAAAGCGGCCGTGGGCATTGGCCTCCTGATCCCCAGCCTCGGCAAGGCTTCGGACAAAGCGACGGCCAAACTTGCCGCCAAGCTCAAGACCACCGACGACTACGCGGAACTCGTCAAGACGTTCCGTGCAGGACCGCCGGCCCTTTCCCCTCTGAAGATCAAGGCGCTGGACGAAACGTCGAATCTCATTGAATATTTCGTCCACACCGAGGACATCCGCCGCGCAAGTGACCGCTGGGCGCCCAGGGCCCTCGACGAAGCGTACTCGGATGCCTTGTGGGATGAACTGATCAAGCGGGCGGCTTTCCTTTACCGCGGTGTGGACCTCGGCATCGTTCTGGTGCGGCCCTCGGGCCCCCGCCACGTGGCCAAACGCGCACCGGTGTCGGTTGCGATTGTCGGCGAACCCGGCGAGTTGCTGATGCATGCCCACGGCCGCACCAGCCAGGCCCTCGTCACCTTCGAAGGCCAGCCGGACGCCGTCGCGCTTCTACAAACCGCAGACATCGGCCTTTAA
- a CDS encoding anthranilate synthase component I → MQDLGIISPGLEEFRELAVHSRVIPVRLKVLADAETPIGLYRKLAKGQPGTFLLESAAVGGAWSRYSFIGAKSRATLTTKDGQAHWIGEPPVGVPVAGNPVEAVRDTIAALQTDRFEGLPPFTSGLVGFLGWEAVRHWEKLTAPPEDDLQLPEMALNLVTDMAVHDNVDGTVLLIANAINFDNSSERVDDAWHDAVARVKALLDQVSTPVAQPVSVLEPAALDFASSVQERWDEAKYLEAIDRGKEAIVDGEVFQVVISRRFEMECEADPLDVYRVLRNTNPSPYMYIFSLEDADGREYSIVGSSPEALVTVTGGEVITHPIAGSRPRGKTVEADKALATELLADQKERAEHLMLVDLSRNDLSKVCVAGTVDVTQFMEVERFSHIMHLVSTVVGELAPHAKAYDVLKATFPAGTLSGAPKPRALRLLDELEPHRRGIYGGVVGYLDFAGDMDMAIAIRSALLREGRAYVQAGGGIVADSHKPSEALETVNKAAAPLRAVHTAGSLQNISAETVRDAGIVDGGTPAS, encoded by the coding sequence ATGCAGGACCTTGGAATCATCAGCCCGGGCCTGGAAGAGTTCCGCGAACTCGCCGTCCACAGCCGTGTCATCCCTGTCCGACTCAAAGTCCTGGCCGACGCCGAGACCCCCATCGGCCTGTACCGTAAGCTCGCCAAGGGCCAGCCCGGTACTTTCCTCCTGGAGTCGGCAGCCGTTGGCGGGGCCTGGTCCCGCTATTCCTTCATTGGTGCCAAGTCCCGCGCCACCCTGACCACCAAGGATGGCCAGGCACACTGGATCGGTGAGCCACCGGTCGGCGTGCCCGTGGCAGGCAACCCGGTGGAGGCAGTCCGTGACACCATCGCAGCCCTGCAAACTGATCGTTTTGAAGGGCTGCCGCCCTTTACGTCAGGGCTCGTTGGGTTCCTGGGTTGGGAAGCCGTGCGCCATTGGGAGAAGCTGACGGCACCGCCGGAAGACGACCTGCAGCTGCCTGAGATGGCCCTGAACCTGGTCACCGACATGGCAGTGCACGACAACGTGGATGGCACTGTCCTGCTGATCGCCAACGCGATCAACTTCGACAACAGTTCCGAGCGTGTGGACGACGCCTGGCACGACGCCGTGGCGCGGGTTAAAGCGCTACTGGACCAGGTCAGCACGCCTGTCGCCCAGCCGGTTTCGGTGCTGGAGCCGGCCGCACTGGATTTTGCGTCGAGCGTGCAGGAACGCTGGGACGAGGCCAAGTACCTGGAAGCCATCGATCGCGGCAAGGAGGCGATCGTCGATGGCGAGGTCTTCCAGGTCGTCATTTCACGCCGCTTCGAAATGGAGTGCGAGGCCGACCCCCTGGACGTTTACCGCGTACTGCGCAACACCAACCCGAGCCCCTACATGTACATCTTCAGCCTCGAGGATGCTGACGGCCGCGAGTACTCGATCGTTGGTTCCTCACCGGAGGCATTGGTGACGGTAACCGGCGGCGAAGTCATTACGCACCCCATCGCCGGATCGCGTCCCCGTGGCAAGACTGTTGAAGCCGACAAAGCCCTGGCCACGGAACTGCTGGCCGACCAGAAGGAGCGCGCCGAGCACCTTATGCTGGTCGACCTTTCACGCAACGACCTCTCCAAGGTGTGCGTGGCCGGCACGGTTGACGTCACGCAGTTCATGGAGGTGGAGCGGTTCAGCCACATCATGCACCTGGTGTCCACCGTGGTGGGAGAGTTGGCTCCGCATGCCAAGGCCTACGACGTCCTCAAGGCAACTTTCCCCGCGGGTACGCTTTCCGGAGCCCCGAAGCCGCGGGCGTTGCGCCTCCTGGACGAACTCGAACCGCACCGCCGTGGTATCTACGGTGGCGTGGTGGGCTACCTGGACTTCGCCGGTGACATGGACATGGCGATTGCCATCCGTTCTGCGTTGCTGCGGGAAGGCCGTGCCTACGTGCAGGCCGGCGGCGGGATCGTTGCCGATTCCCACAAGCCATCGGAAGCTCTTGAAACCGTGAACAAGGCCGCTGCGCCGCTTCGGGCCGTGCACACGGCCGGTTCTTTGCAGAACATTTCCGCCGAGACAGTCCGGGACGCAGGAATCGTCGACGGCGGGACGCCCGCCTCATGA
- the lgt gene encoding prolipoprotein diacylglyceryl transferase has translation MQPLLHAAAMVPLSIPSPSWSGFDIPLPWGTLRIHAYALCILAGIIIGLWLTSSRWKRRGAPEGSLWDIAIWAIPFGIIGGRLYHVFSSPDAYFGPGFDGTGDLSLIPQIQRGGLGIWGAVLLGAVGAWIGCRRAGVKLTAFLDAAAPGLLLAQAIGRWGNWFNQELFGAPTTLPWGLQIDPANANFPAGMPADTLFHPTFLYEFLWNILGVAILLLLDRKFHFRRGRLFWLYAMYYTLGRVWIEALRIDDAEQISLFGITTRLNVWTSIFVFVAALVIFVVLGRGGRPQPDTPYLPGRDPESTPAKDEASVTRVTSHDVDPSVSDSGSRGNLPDNQSDPGHVDEPQDAAGDSLTDGTSKAESESAATAARKAPGSSLEADDTK, from the coding sequence ATGCAGCCCCTCCTCCACGCAGCGGCAATGGTTCCACTAAGCATCCCGAGCCCATCGTGGTCCGGTTTCGACATTCCGCTGCCGTGGGGGACGCTGCGTATCCACGCCTACGCCCTCTGCATCCTGGCGGGAATCATCATCGGCCTGTGGCTGACGTCTTCCCGATGGAAGCGACGGGGAGCCCCGGAGGGAAGCCTGTGGGATATCGCTATTTGGGCGATTCCCTTCGGCATCATCGGTGGACGCCTTTACCACGTGTTTTCATCCCCGGATGCCTACTTTGGTCCTGGGTTCGACGGCACCGGTGACCTCTCCCTGATTCCGCAAATACAGAGAGGTGGCCTCGGTATTTGGGGTGCCGTGCTGCTTGGTGCCGTGGGTGCCTGGATTGGTTGCCGTCGAGCGGGCGTCAAGCTCACGGCGTTCCTGGATGCCGCGGCTCCCGGTCTGCTGCTTGCCCAGGCGATCGGACGTTGGGGCAACTGGTTCAACCAGGAACTCTTCGGCGCCCCCACCACGTTGCCGTGGGGACTCCAGATCGACCCCGCCAACGCCAACTTCCCAGCTGGCATGCCGGCGGATACGCTTTTCCACCCGACGTTCCTCTATGAATTCCTGTGGAACATCCTGGGCGTTGCCATACTTCTTCTGCTGGACCGGAAGTTCCACTTCCGCCGGGGACGCCTGTTCTGGCTGTACGCGATGTATTACACACTTGGCCGGGTGTGGATCGAAGCCCTCCGGATTGACGATGCCGAGCAAATCAGCCTCTTCGGAATCACCACCAGGCTGAATGTATGGACGAGTATCTTCGTCTTTGTTGCGGCGCTGGTTATCTTCGTTGTTCTCGGCAGGGGAGGCCGGCCACAGCCGGACACCCCTTATTTGCCGGGTCGCGACCCGGAATCCACACCTGCCAAAGATGAGGCATCCGTGACGAGAGTCACCAGTCATGATGTGGACCCATCTGTCTCGGATAGTGGTTCCCGTGGTAATCTCCCAGATAACCAAAGCGATCCGGGCCACGTTGACGAGCCGCAGGATGCAGCAGGGGATTCCCTTACGGACGGCACGTCCAAGGCGGAGTCCGAATCTGCTGCGACTGCCGCAAGGAAGGCCCCCGGATCCTCGCTGGAAGCTGACGACACCAAGTAG
- a CDS encoding HGxxPAAW family protein has translation MSKTTVSANQATSTMASHADAIGHGNSPAAWTCVIVMLVGALISSIAFVIASTPIFIGGVVVMVAGLIVGWAMRKAGYGVGGSKLQNNGH, from the coding sequence ATGAGCAAAACCACAGTGTCCGCAAACCAAGCTACCTCCACCATGGCCAGCCACGCTGATGCCATCGGCCACGGTAACAGCCCGGCTGCCTGGACCTGCGTGATTGTGATGCTGGTCGGCGCCCTGATTTCCTCCATTGCTTTCGTCATCGCCAGCACCCCGATCTTCATCGGTGGAGTTGTGGTCATGGTGGCCGGCCTCATCGTAGGTTGGGCCATGCGCAAGGCCGGCTACGGAGTGGGTGGCAGCAAGCTGCAGAACAACGGTCACTAA
- the hisG gene encoding ATP phosphoribosyltransferase produces the protein MLRVAVPNKGSLSEAASAMLSEAGYRQRRDTRELVMVDPDNDIEFFFLRPRDIAVYVGQGTLDVGITGRDLLLDAKVEAEELLPLGFAPSTFRFAGPVGDFTGVEQLEGKRLATSYDGLLRDYLADRGVNAKVVRLDGAVESSVRLGVADAIADVVETGNTLKAAGMEIFGDPILKSEAVLIRRTGPGGAANGTAKEIDVLIRRLQGVLVARQYVLMDYDIRKDLVEDAAALTPGLESPTVSPLRDSEWVAVRSMVPKKETNRIMDELYDLGARAILVSSIHACRI, from the coding sequence ATGCTCCGTGTAGCAGTCCCCAACAAGGGATCCCTGTCAGAAGCCGCCTCTGCAATGTTGTCCGAGGCCGGTTACCGCCAGCGCCGCGACACCCGCGAACTGGTCATGGTTGATCCCGACAATGACATTGAGTTCTTCTTCCTGCGCCCCCGCGACATCGCGGTGTATGTGGGCCAGGGAACCCTGGACGTCGGAATCACCGGACGCGACCTCTTGCTGGACGCAAAGGTGGAAGCCGAAGAACTCCTTCCCTTGGGCTTTGCCCCTTCTACTTTCCGTTTCGCCGGCCCCGTAGGTGACTTCACCGGCGTCGAGCAGCTCGAAGGCAAGCGCCTCGCTACCAGTTACGACGGGCTCCTGCGCGACTATCTGGCGGATCGCGGCGTGAACGCCAAGGTGGTCCGACTGGACGGGGCCGTCGAGTCATCGGTCCGGCTCGGCGTCGCGGACGCCATTGCCGACGTGGTCGAGACGGGCAACACCCTCAAGGCAGCCGGAATGGAAATCTTCGGTGATCCCATTCTTAAGTCCGAGGCCGTGCTCATCAGGCGCACAGGTCCCGGTGGTGCCGCGAATGGCACCGCCAAGGAAATCGACGTCCTCATCCGCCGTCTGCAGGGCGTCCTTGTGGCCCGGCAGTACGTGTTGATGGACTACGACATCCGCAAGGATCTGGTGGAGGATGCTGCCGCACTCACCCCTGGCCTTGAATCACCCACCGTTTCCCCGTTGCGGGATTCGGAATGGGTGGCCGTGCGTTCGATGGTCCCCAAGAAGGAAACCAACCGCATCATGGACGAGCTGTACGATCTGGGCGCCCGCGCCATCCTGGTCAGCAGCATCCACGCCTGCCGTATCTGA
- the trpA gene encoding tryptophan synthase subunit alpha, whose amino-acid sequence MTEQFASKSAAAIDRAKAEGRAALVGYLPAGYPTVQDSIDAGISLARNGADLIEIGIPYSDPVMDGPVIQAATTEAINNGFRVANVFDVVAGITAATDAAVLVMTYWNPVMRMGVDEFSRRLAESGGAGLITPDLIPDEASEWFEASDKYGLDRVFLVAPSSTPERLDMTVKASRGFVYAVSIMGVTGTRQSVSSTAEDVVARAHAAGAERVCVGLGVSNPDHVREIAEYADGVIVGTALVAALRDGGVDAVGQLTKNLSAGLGRAAADA is encoded by the coding sequence ATGACTGAACAATTCGCCAGCAAATCCGCTGCCGCCATCGACCGCGCCAAGGCCGAGGGCCGGGCAGCCCTTGTCGGATACCTTCCTGCGGGCTACCCCACGGTCCAGGACAGCATCGATGCAGGCATTTCCCTGGCACGGAACGGTGCGGACCTCATTGAGATCGGCATTCCCTACTCCGATCCCGTGATGGATGGGCCTGTAATCCAGGCTGCTACCACGGAAGCGATCAACAACGGTTTCCGCGTCGCCAATGTCTTCGACGTCGTTGCAGGGATCACAGCCGCTACTGACGCCGCAGTGTTGGTCATGACCTATTGGAACCCGGTCATGCGCATGGGCGTGGATGAATTCTCCCGCCGCCTGGCTGAATCCGGTGGAGCCGGCCTTATTACTCCGGACCTTATTCCGGATGAGGCCAGTGAGTGGTTCGAGGCTTCGGACAAGTACGGACTGGACAGGGTCTTCCTGGTGGCTCCGTCATCCACGCCTGAACGCCTGGACATGACTGTCAAGGCCAGCCGCGGCTTCGTGTATGCCGTCTCCATCATGGGCGTGACCGGTACACGCCAGTCTGTCAGCAGCACAGCCGAAGACGTCGTGGCACGTGCCCACGCTGCAGGTGCAGAACGGGTTTGCGTTGGCCTCGGTGTTTCCAACCCGGACCATGTCCGCGAGATAGCTGAGTACGCGGACGGCGTGATCGTCGGCACCGCTCTCGTGGCGGCCCTCCGCGACGGCGGCGTTGACGCCGTCGGCCAACTCACCAAGAACCTCAGCGCCGGCTTGGGCCGCGCAGCTGCAGACGCCTAG
- the trpC gene encoding indole-3-glycerol phosphate synthase TrpC, whose amino-acid sequence MTVLDDIIVGVKEDMEARRRLVSLVELKDRVAAAAPARDAWAALGGPSSNRDDLKVIAEIKRRSPSKGDLAPIDDPASLAVQYEDGGASVISVLTEKRRFGGSLADLDAVRAAVDIPLLRKDFTVDEYQIWEARAHGADLILLIVAALSDSELADFSALSHELGMNVLVETHTDEEIERAVAAQAKIIGINVRNLKTLGVDRSVFGSLAGLIPAEAVIVAESGVRTAEDVTHYAASGANAILVGEALVSDSTPRERITEFKAAGAAAIAVRN is encoded by the coding sequence GTGACCGTTCTTGACGACATCATCGTCGGCGTCAAGGAGGACATGGAGGCCCGCCGCCGGCTTGTGTCCCTCGTTGAGCTGAAGGACCGCGTTGCAGCCGCAGCACCGGCGCGTGACGCCTGGGCTGCCCTGGGTGGTCCCTCCTCGAATCGTGACGATCTCAAGGTCATCGCTGAAATCAAGCGTCGAAGCCCGTCCAAAGGCGACCTTGCACCCATTGATGACCCTGCCTCGCTTGCTGTGCAGTACGAAGATGGAGGGGCTTCGGTCATCAGCGTCCTTACCGAAAAGCGACGTTTTGGTGGATCGCTGGCGGATCTCGATGCCGTACGTGCCGCCGTCGATATTCCCTTGCTGCGCAAGGACTTCACGGTGGACGAGTACCAGATCTGGGAAGCCCGCGCCCATGGTGCGGACCTCATTCTGTTGATCGTTGCGGCCTTGTCTGATTCGGAGCTGGCTGACTTCAGCGCCCTCAGCCATGAGCTTGGCATGAACGTGCTGGTGGAAACGCATACCGACGAGGAAATTGAGCGTGCCGTCGCTGCGCAGGCCAAAATCATCGGTATCAACGTCCGCAACCTGAAGACGCTCGGCGTCGACCGCTCAGTTTTCGGTTCACTGGCCGGTTTGATTCCGGCTGAGGCTGTGATTGTGGCGGAGTCCGGCGTACGGACGGCCGAGGACGTCACACACTATGCCGCTAGTGGCGCCAACGCCATTTTGGTGGGGGAGGCGCTGGTCAGCGACTCAACCCCGCGCGAACGCATCACCGAATTCAAGGCAGCTGGAGCTGCCGCCATCGCCGTCAGGAACTGA
- the hisF gene encoding imidazole glycerol phosphate synthase subunit HisF, with protein sequence MAVAVRVIPCLDVDAGRVVKGVNFEGLRDAGDPVELAHRYDNGGADELTFLDVTASSGNRETTFDVVRRTAEEVFIPLTVGGGVRGVAEVDKLLRFGADKASINTAAVARPEVIDEITRHFGSQVLVLSVDARRTREGDAPTSSGFEVTTHGGRTGTGIDAIAWAKEAADRGVGEILLNSIDADGTKDGFDLELIRLVRGAVNIPIIASGGAGKPAHFPPAVQAGADAVLAASVFHFGPDDMIAQVKAAIREAGFEVR encoded by the coding sequence ATGGCTGTAGCCGTACGCGTCATTCCCTGCCTGGACGTCGATGCCGGCCGCGTGGTCAAAGGCGTCAACTTCGAGGGCTTGCGGGACGCCGGAGACCCGGTGGAACTGGCGCACCGTTATGACAATGGCGGTGCGGATGAACTGACGTTCCTGGATGTCACCGCATCATCGGGCAACCGCGAAACCACGTTCGATGTCGTTCGCCGCACGGCCGAGGAAGTCTTCATTCCGCTGACCGTCGGTGGCGGCGTGCGTGGCGTGGCTGAGGTGGATAAGCTCCTGCGCTTCGGCGCTGACAAGGCATCGATCAACACCGCCGCTGTGGCCCGGCCTGAGGTCATTGATGAAATCACGCGCCACTTCGGCTCCCAGGTCCTGGTGCTCTCCGTGGATGCGCGCCGGACCCGCGAAGGCGACGCCCCGACGTCGTCCGGTTTTGAAGTCACCACCCACGGTGGCCGGACCGGGACGGGAATCGACGCCATCGCCTGGGCCAAGGAAGCCGCGGACCGGGGCGTGGGAGAAATCCTACTGAACTCGATCGACGCTGACGGCACCAAGGACGGATTCGACCTTGAACTGATCCGTCTTGTCCGTGGGGCAGTCAACATACCGATCATCGCCTCCGGTGGTGCCGGGAAGCCTGCGCATTTCCCTCCAGCCGTGCAAGCCGGAGCCGATGCGGTGCTGGCAGCTTCGGTGTTCCACTTCGGTCCGGATGACATGATCGCCCAAGTCAAAGCAGCAATTCGCGAGGCTGGCTTCGAAGTCAGGTAG
- the trpB gene encoding tryptophan synthase subunit beta codes for MVDAPTASSEENAADAFLQGGHSLRNASGPYFGNYGGRWMPESLIAALDEVQDTFEKAKADPDFLAELKDLNKNYSGRPSLLTEAKRFSRHAGGARIFLKREDLNHTGSHKINNVLGQALLAKRMGKTRVIAETGAGQHGVASATAAALLGLECVVYMGAEDCRRQALNVARMQLLGATVVPVTNGSQTLKDAINDALRDWVSNVETTHYLLGTAAGAHPFPAMVRFFHEVIGEEARAQILDQTGKLPDAICACIGGGSNAIGLFHSFLDDASVKIYGFEAGGDGVETGRHAAAISLGRPGVLHGARSYLMQDEDGQTIESHSISAGLDYPSVGPEHSYLADIGRVTYEPITDTEAMDAFSLLCRTEGIIPAIESAHALAGAIKVGKRLTEGKEDPSEISVIVNLSGRGDKDVETAAAWFNMLDEEGHVKGTTLSTRKPKGPAERTSEAAVDVNEDQN; via the coding sequence ATGGTGGACGCGCCAACAGCCAGCTCGGAAGAGAATGCGGCCGACGCATTCCTGCAAGGTGGCCATTCGCTGCGCAACGCAAGCGGGCCGTACTTCGGTAACTACGGTGGCCGTTGGATGCCCGAGTCACTTATCGCCGCACTCGACGAAGTCCAGGACACGTTCGAGAAAGCGAAAGCCGATCCCGATTTCCTCGCGGAGTTGAAGGACCTCAACAAGAACTACTCCGGGCGTCCCTCGCTGCTGACAGAGGCCAAGCGCTTCTCCCGGCACGCCGGTGGAGCCAGGATTTTCCTCAAGCGTGAAGACCTCAACCACACCGGTTCCCACAAGATCAACAACGTCCTGGGGCAAGCCCTTCTGGCCAAGCGCATGGGCAAGACCCGGGTCATTGCTGAAACCGGCGCAGGCCAGCACGGCGTTGCCAGCGCCACGGCAGCCGCCCTCCTTGGCCTGGAGTGCGTTGTCTACATGGGTGCCGAGGACTGCCGCCGCCAGGCTTTGAACGTTGCCCGCATGCAACTGCTCGGCGCCACTGTGGTTCCCGTGACCAACGGTTCGCAGACCCTCAAGGACGCCATCAACGACGCCCTGCGGGATTGGGTTTCCAACGTGGAGACCACCCACTACCTGCTGGGTACCGCTGCCGGAGCCCACCCGTTCCCTGCCATGGTCCGCTTCTTCCACGAAGTGATTGGCGAGGAAGCCCGCGCCCAGATCCTGGACCAGACCGGCAAGCTGCCCGACGCCATCTGTGCCTGCATTGGTGGTGGCTCCAACGCCATCGGCCTGTTCCACAGCTTCCTTGACGACGCTTCCGTGAAGATCTACGGCTTTGAAGCCGGTGGCGATGGCGTTGAGACGGGGCGTCACGCCGCAGCAATCTCCCTGGGACGTCCCGGTGTGCTCCATGGTGCACGTTCGTACCTGATGCAGGACGAAGACGGCCAGACCATCGAATCCCACTCGATCTCTGCCGGACTTGACTACCCCAGCGTGGGACCCGAGCACTCGTACCTGGCGGACATCGGACGCGTGACGTACGAGCCAATCACGGACACCGAAGCCATGGACGCCTTCAGCCTCCTGTGCCGGACGGAGGGCATCATCCCGGCTATCGAGTCTGCGCACGCGCTTGCCGGTGCCATTAAAGTGGGCAAGCGCCTCACCGAGGGCAAAGAGGACCCGTCCGAGATCTCCGTGATCGTGAACCTGTCCGGACGCGGGGATAAGGACGTCGAAACAGCAGCCGCGTGGTTCAACATGCTGGACGAAGAAGGTCACGTCAAGGGCACCACGCTTTCTACCCGCAAGCCCAAGGGTCCTGCAGAGCGCACCTCCGAAGCAGCCGTGGACGTAAACGAGGACCAGAACTGA